A region of Granulibacter bethesdensis DNA encodes the following proteins:
- a CDS encoding DnaJ C-terminal domain-containing protein, whose translation MADPYETLGVKKDASAKDIRDAYRRLAKKYHPDVNPGDTVAEAKFKDISAAHALLSDADKRARYDRGEIDATGQERGPAYGYSRSAQGQQGNPFEGQDFADLFGDLFNGGRPRGPAKGQSAHYQMTISFLEAVNGVPKKRITMPDGKVIDLQIPPGAESGQVLRLRGQGAPGRAGGPAGDVLIELSVAPHPVYRREEQTIHLDVPITYAEAVLGAKIEVPTPRGPVTVTVPPHSDSGTKLRLRGRGVPAHGGKAAGDAIVTLRLVLGTVDPALEAFLRDHQPEKSEANPRQALLRDAA comes from the coding sequence GTGGCTGATCCATATGAGACGCTGGGTGTCAAGAAAGACGCATCCGCGAAGGACATTCGGGATGCATATCGTCGGCTTGCCAAGAAATACCATCCGGATGTGAATCCGGGTGATACGGTGGCAGAGGCGAAGTTCAAGGATATCTCTGCAGCCCATGCCCTGCTGTCGGATGCGGACAAGCGCGCCCGCTATGATCGTGGCGAGATTGATGCCACCGGACAGGAGCGTGGCCCTGCATATGGATACTCCCGTTCTGCTCAGGGCCAGCAGGGCAATCCGTTCGAGGGGCAGGATTTTGCCGATCTCTTCGGCGATCTGTTCAATGGTGGCCGTCCGCGTGGCCCTGCAAAGGGACAGTCGGCCCATTATCAGATGACGATCAGCTTTCTGGAAGCGGTCAATGGCGTGCCTAAAAAGCGCATCACGATGCCGGATGGTAAGGTGATTGACCTTCAGATTCCCCCCGGTGCGGAAAGCGGTCAGGTGCTGCGTCTGCGTGGACAGGGGGCACCCGGCCGTGCAGGCGGTCCGGCGGGAGATGTGCTGATTGAATTATCTGTCGCACCGCACCCCGTTTATCGGCGGGAGGAGCAGACCATCCATCTGGATGTACCGATTACCTATGCGGAGGCTGTGTTGGGCGCAAAAATCGAGGTGCCGACGCCGCGTGGGCCTGTAACAGTCACGGTTCCGCCGCATAGCGATAGCGGCACCAAGCTCCGCCTGCGGGGACGCGGTGTTCCGGCCCATGGCGGCAAGGCGGCCGGGGATGCGATCGTCACGCTGCGTCTGGTTCTCGGTACGGTTGATCCGGCGCTGGAGGCATTCCTGCGCGATCATCAGCCGGAAAAATCGGAGGCCAATCCGCGGCAGGCCCTGTTGCGTGATGCGGCCTGA
- a CDS encoding DUF2147 domain-containing protein: MAAFILLPPCRGWSAEPDPLLGTWLTQDREAVIELVQCKPHNDRSGQAGLCGRIAGITLDHPDDPMPVDVWGRPQCGEIIIETGPRDADGRWPGKILDPRKGSWYSVSLWIGPDGNLRVRGYIGISLFGETQSWTRYHGSLRADCLMQRTAKAE, translated from the coding sequence ATGGCCGCATTCATTCTGCTGCCTCCATGTCGGGGATGGAGCGCGGAGCCTGATCCGTTACTGGGTACATGGCTTACACAGGATCGGGAAGCGGTGATCGAACTGGTGCAGTGCAAGCCCCATAACGACAGGTCGGGTCAAGCTGGGCTATGCGGTCGTATCGCGGGCATCACCCTTGATCATCCGGATGATCCGATGCCGGTGGATGTCTGGGGGCGCCCGCAATGTGGCGAGATCATCATCGAAACGGGTCCCCGCGATGCAGACGGGCGCTGGCCGGGCAAGATTCTCGATCCCCGCAAGGGAAGCTGGTACAGCGTATCCCTGTGGATCGGGCCGGATGGAAATTTGCGGGTGCGCGGCTATATCGGCATATCGCTGTTCGGAGAGACACAGAGCTGGACCCGCTATCATGGCAGTTTGCGCGCGGATTGCCTGATGCAACGCACGGCCAAAGCGGAGTAG
- a CDS encoding PepSY domain-containing protein, with amino-acid sequence MKKGFVQSMTWLHSWSGLVFGWLLFAVFLCGTLTIFDKEISQWMRPELPPIAMDTETAAKASSLYLQTQGLLDQAMREVTGHAPTTTANTAKPRTGTNRHGVRRWLITLPTRRVPELRVAASGPRREGTLIDQVTGAPLHVRQSQGGAFFFLFHFTLFADRTGEWFVGAAAMAMLAAIVSGVIIHFKRLLKDIFTFRPASSPQRSWLDAHAAGAVLALPFHTMFAYTGLFILFTQLMPSGIIARYPGQMARFAEEAGIAPYVRPATGVAAPLLPLDVFVRKAEARMGSGSAGYIAILNPGDRAQTVEIYRYDGDRVAWSRDHIAYDGTTGDMLHEVIMQGGVSTTAHTLWGLHYAQFGGRPVHWLYFLSGLASCGMIASGLVLFTIKRRQRHETDPVAHALFLAAEKLNVTFVAGISIACVAYLWANRLLPPDLPGHDQAEIKIFFGSWLLTLLHPLFRSPRRAWLEQLSLLAALLLLLPFLNMATTQTGLTHSLLDHGAGRDWARAGVDLTGFVLGLAASWAVWKITVHRPKVTRSGRSAVTAGA; translated from the coding sequence ATGAAAAAGGGGTTCGTGCAGTCCATGACCTGGCTGCATAGCTGGAGCGGGCTGGTATTTGGCTGGCTGCTGTTCGCGGTGTTTCTGTGCGGCACACTGACGATTTTCGACAAGGAAATCAGCCAGTGGATGCGGCCGGAGCTTCCCCCTATCGCCATGGATACGGAAACGGCAGCCAAAGCCAGCTCCCTCTATCTACAGACACAGGGGCTGCTTGATCAGGCCATGCGGGAGGTCACTGGCCACGCGCCGACAACCACCGCCAATACGGCAAAGCCACGCACCGGAACCAACCGGCATGGAGTTCGCCGCTGGCTGATCACTCTTCCCACCCGTCGCGTGCCGGAACTGCGTGTGGCAGCATCCGGTCCTCGCCGCGAGGGCACGCTGATTGATCAGGTCACCGGCGCGCCCCTTCATGTCAGGCAAAGTCAGGGAGGAGCGTTCTTCTTCCTTTTCCACTTCACCCTGTTCGCCGACCGGACCGGCGAATGGTTCGTGGGGGCTGCCGCCATGGCCATGCTCGCCGCCATTGTCAGCGGCGTGATCATCCACTTCAAGCGGTTGCTGAAGGATATTTTCACCTTCCGCCCTGCTTCCTCCCCACAGCGTTCATGGCTGGATGCCCATGCCGCCGGGGCCGTGCTGGCACTGCCTTTCCACACCATGTTCGCCTATACCGGGCTGTTCATCCTGTTCACCCAGTTGATGCCCAGCGGAATCATCGCCCGCTATCCCGGTCAGATGGCGCGTTTTGCCGAGGAAGCAGGGATTGCTCCCTATGTCCGACCAGCAACCGGCGTGGCCGCCCCGCTGCTGCCGCTGGATGTTTTCGTTCGCAAGGCGGAAGCCCGTATGGGGTCGGGCAGCGCCGGTTATATCGCGATCCTCAATCCGGGAGACCGGGCGCAGACGGTCGAGATCTATCGCTATGACGGTGACCGCGTGGCATGGAGCCGTGATCACATCGCCTATGACGGCACCACCGGAGACATGCTGCATGAGGTGATCATGCAGGGTGGGGTCTCCACTACGGCGCATACTCTCTGGGGGCTGCATTATGCCCAGTTCGGAGGTCGGCCGGTTCACTGGCTGTATTTCCTCAGCGGGCTGGCCAGTTGCGGGATGATCGCCAGCGGGCTGGTGCTGTTCACGATCAAGCGGCGGCAGCGACATGAGACTGATCCTGTGGCCCATGCGCTTTTTCTGGCCGCTGAAAAATTGAACGTCACCTTCGTTGCCGGGATCAGCATCGCCTGCGTGGCCTATTTATGGGCCAACCGGCTGCTGCCACCCGATCTACCGGGACATGATCAGGCGGAAATCAAAATCTTCTTCGGCAGTTGGCTGCTGACTCTGTTGCATCCGCTGTTCCGTTCGCCTCGCCGGGCCTGGCTGGAGCAGCTTTCTCTGCTGGCGGCGCTGCTGCTGCTGCTGCCCTTTCTGAACATGGCCACGACACAAACCGGCCTGACACACAGCCTGCTTGATCACGGTGCGGGACGGGATTGGGCACGGGCAGGCGTTGATCTGACCGGTTTCGTGCTCGGGCTGGCCGCAAGCTGGGCCGTCTGGAAAATCACGGTGCATCGTCCAAAAGTCACTCGTTCCGGTCGTTCGGCGGTCACGGCAGGAGCCTGA
- a CDS encoding glycosyltransferase family 2 protein, translating into MVEPAPLLSNSCSDPVRRDGVELTVIVPCYNELANVAPMVAKLDQALKDCRWEVLFVDDNSPDGTADAARDLARHDQRVRCIKRVGRRGLSSAVIEGVLACSSPFVAVMDGDLQHDETALRPMLGLLRSGACDIAVGSRHVEGGDASGLAGEWRHRLSQGGTRLAQAMLPVPLSDPMSGFFMMRQDRFEALAPRLTGQGFKILLDLLLASPQPLRVREVPCRFRDRVAGESKLNALVLIQFMALLVDKALHGVVPLRFLSFAGVGAIGLVVHLAVLLTVRPLMHFHLAQLLATIVAMAVNFELNNRITYADQRLRGRRLWAGRFMFFLVCGLGAAANIGIAQMIYEMDRAWSFAGATGAMIGLVWNYTVSATLIWRAR; encoded by the coding sequence ATGGTTGAACCTGCTCCCTTACTCTCAAACTCCTGTTCCGATCCAGTCAGACGAGATGGCGTTGAACTGACAGTCATCGTTCCCTGCTATAACGAGCTGGCAAACGTCGCACCCATGGTCGCAAAGCTGGATCAGGCCCTGAAGGATTGCCGGTGGGAGGTTTTGTTCGTCGATGATAACAGCCCTGATGGCACGGCAGATGCGGCCCGTGATCTGGCAAGGCATGACCAGCGTGTGCGCTGTATCAAACGGGTAGGTCGCCGGGGGCTGTCCTCAGCGGTTATTGAGGGCGTATTGGCGTGCTCTTCCCCGTTTGTGGCTGTGATGGATGGTGATCTGCAACATGATGAAACGGCCCTTCGTCCGATGCTGGGCCTGCTGAGGAGTGGTGCCTGCGATATAGCGGTCGGTAGCCGCCATGTTGAAGGGGGCGATGCATCCGGATTGGCGGGAGAATGGCGGCATCGTCTGTCACAGGGTGGAACAAGGCTGGCGCAGGCGATGCTGCCGGTCCCGCTCTCTGATCCAATGAGCGGTTTTTTTATGATGCGGCAAGACCGGTTTGAGGCTCTGGCCCCGCGTCTGACCGGGCAGGGTTTCAAGATTTTGCTCGATCTGCTGCTGGCCTCGCCGCAACCTCTGCGGGTAAGGGAGGTGCCATGCCGTTTTCGGGATCGTGTAGCAGGAGAGAGCAAGCTGAATGCGCTGGTTCTGATCCAGTTCATGGCCTTGCTGGTCGACAAGGCCCTGCACGGGGTGGTGCCGCTGCGTTTTCTTTCCTTTGCGGGGGTGGGAGCCATTGGGCTTGTGGTGCATCTGGCGGTACTGCTGACCGTCAGGCCGCTCATGCATTTTCATCTGGCCCAGCTTCTGGCCACGATTGTCGCCATGGCAGTGAATTTCGAGCTTAATAATCGCATCACCTATGCGGATCAACGCTTGAGGGGCAGGCGTCTGTGGGCTGGCCGCTTTATGTTTTTCCTGGTGTGCGGGTTGGGGGCAGCCGCCAATATCGGCATTGCCCAGATGATCTATGAAATGGATCGTGCCTGGAGCTTTGCCGGTGCGACAGGTGCCATGATCGGGCTGGTGTGGAATTATACCGTCTCTGCCACCCTGATCTGGCGTGCGCGCTGA
- a CDS encoding YbfB/YjiJ family MFS transporter produces the protein MMTALAGMLGFILIMGFGRFAYTAILPLMIREGSVTVHGGSLLATVNLAGYLVGALSGMAAGERSRPMLLWGMTLTALGLIGMGMTGYHPAWQGLRFLSGVASAWGLVGITHWSMRRLVASGHGHWRGIVFSGPGFGIMVTGLLVPMMAGQGMRVAGIWFWLGILAAFGGALVLAASWRESMAAHPPIATPLHVFTPVSGPQFRLPKAMLAVAYGISGACYIVPATFLPLIAREVLPGGGLDQLLWPVMGLMAGLSTILCGFVPPRHHARTLVVVYLCEAVGIVIPVFLPSLAGLALSSVMVGSTMMLGVMLSMDAAKNRYHDPSLVAMLTAGYAVGQVVGPYMAGTLYQYTHSFLPSLAVAGAWLALSALLSMLEPMIWEKRRLAMDQDSRDAAQSNAASKEAIPAA, from the coding sequence ATGATGACGGCATTGGCCGGTATGCTGGGTTTCATCCTGATCATGGGGTTTGGCCGGTTCGCTTATACCGCGATCCTGCCCCTGATGATCCGGGAGGGGAGCGTTACGGTCCATGGCGGCTCATTGCTGGCGACGGTCAACCTCGCCGGTTATCTGGTTGGTGCGCTCAGCGGTATGGCAGCGGGGGAACGTAGCCGTCCCATGCTGTTATGGGGGATGACGCTGACCGCGCTGGGTCTGATCGGCATGGGGATGACCGGATATCATCCGGCGTGGCAGGGGTTGCGTTTTCTGTCCGGTGTAGCCAGCGCATGGGGGCTGGTCGGTATCACGCATTGGAGTATGCGGCGTCTCGTAGCCTCCGGTCATGGTCACTGGCGTGGCATTGTTTTCAGCGGTCCCGGCTTTGGCATCATGGTCACCGGCCTGTTGGTGCCCATGATGGCCGGACAGGGAATGAGGGTCGCGGGGATCTGGTTCTGGCTGGGAATACTGGCTGCTTTTGGTGGTGCGCTGGTGCTGGCGGCGTCATGGCGGGAGAGTATGGCCGCTCATCCCCCTATTGCCACGCCGCTCCATGTTTTCACCCCCGTGAGTGGTCCGCAATTCCGGCTTCCGAAGGCGATGCTGGCGGTTGCCTATGGAATTTCAGGGGCCTGCTATATCGTGCCAGCGACCTTTCTGCCGCTGATCGCGCGGGAGGTTCTGCCGGGCGGCGGGCTGGATCAGTTGCTCTGGCCTGTCATGGGGTTGATGGCCGGGTTGTCCACCATCCTGTGCGGATTTGTGCCGCCCAGGCATCATGCGCGTACTCTGGTGGTGGTCTATCTGTGTGAGGCGGTCGGGATTGTGATTCCGGTTTTCCTGCCTTCTCTGGCCGGGCTGGCATTGAGCAGCGTGATGGTCGGATCAACCATGATGCTGGGCGTGATGCTGAGCATGGATGCAGCCAAAAACCGCTATCATGATCCGTCTCTGGTGGCGATGCTCACGGCTGGATATGCGGTGGGGCAGGTGGTTGGCCCTTATATGGCAGGGACGCTTTACCAGTACACGCATTCGTTTCTGCCCTCTCTGGCCGTGGCGGGGGCGTGGCTTGCGCTGTCGGCGCTGCTTTCGATGCTGGAGCCGATGATCTGGGAAAAGCGGCGTCTGGCGATGGATCAGGACAGCAGGGATGCTGCACAGAGCAACGCGGCCAGCAAGGAAGCCATACCAGCGGCCTGA
- a CDS encoding calcium-binding protein → MASNVTVPGGNTPLSTVSLDYNRNLAPVATQLLSSIYAAEANNTLQAVDNPTASPTVESSNAIALITSSMSSVPTGFSSMIIGATSQPGVTSNIVVNNTNTVSNQAVIFGTAGGYLETGTGQGTILGSLGANTIMGTGGNWTIQTDGSTPSIGGSYIKGQTSNVVLNALGADTYIGGTGSATLAAFSGGSLFFGGKAGTKTVFSNNSRAGSGDATYVGAAGNSTVYANNVNGSYIFQSGSMAFVSGSGSNTMFGGSGTATLFAGTGNNTFVLGSGQTQFMATGGNQVIFGGEAQNAYFSNNAFINLIGNNTGGNQLIALGGNNTLSTAFSSSNNILQAGSGNDQLFSGSGNDTFISGAGGASTMFGGGGKDVFVLSKGMQGATIWEFNSSSLLSLNGWGVDAENAAVTNQASIDVGGLASTRLTLNDNTTITLVGVNHLNSGQVFNS, encoded by the coding sequence ATGGCTTCAAATGTAACTGTTCCCGGGGGCAATACCCCTCTGTCGACAGTGAGCCTGGATTACAACCGCAATCTTGCGCCTGTTGCGACGCAATTGTTGAGTTCTATCTATGCAGCTGAGGCAAATAATACCCTTCAAGCAGTAGACAATCCGACTGCATCACCAACAGTCGAATCAAGCAACGCTATTGCTCTTATTACCTCGAGTATGTCGTCTGTGCCGACTGGATTTTCCAGTATGATTATTGGCGCAACTTCCCAGCCCGGCGTCACCAGTAATATTGTTGTTAATAATACTAATACAGTTTCCAATCAGGCCGTGATTTTCGGCACTGCGGGTGGCTATCTTGAGACGGGCACAGGTCAGGGAACTATTCTGGGTTCTCTCGGCGCCAATACCATTATGGGCACGGGTGGTAACTGGACTATTCAGACAGATGGCAGCACCCCATCCATCGGCGGAAGCTATATCAAAGGTCAGACAAGCAACGTCGTCCTGAATGCTCTTGGTGCTGATACCTATATTGGTGGCACGGGCAGTGCCACCTTGGCAGCATTTTCAGGCGGTTCACTTTTCTTTGGTGGTAAGGCAGGAACAAAAACCGTATTCTCTAACAACTCGCGTGCTGGCAGCGGCGATGCAACCTATGTTGGTGCAGCTGGCAACAGCACTGTTTATGCCAATAACGTCAACGGCTCGTATATATTCCAATCTGGGTCAATGGCTTTTGTCAGCGGCTCGGGAAGCAATACAATGTTCGGCGGGTCTGGCACGGCAACGTTGTTTGCAGGGACCGGTAACAACACTTTTGTTCTCGGCAGTGGCCAGACACAGTTTATGGCAACCGGAGGAAATCAAGTTATTTTTGGTGGTGAAGCCCAAAATGCATATTTCAGCAATAATGCATTCATTAACCTGATTGGTAACAATACAGGTGGCAACCAGTTGATCGCTCTTGGCGGCAACAATACGCTTTCAACCGCATTCTCAAGCAGTAACAATATCCTGCAGGCCGGTAGCGGAAATGACCAGCTGTTCAGCGGTTCCGGCAACGACACCTTCATCTCGGGCGCTGGTGGTGCGTCCACCATGTTTGGCGGTGGCGGAAAGGACGTTTTCGTTCTCTCCAAGGGTATGCAGGGTGCCACGATCTGGGAATTCAATTCCTCTTCCTTGCTGTCATTGAATGGCTGGGGGGTTGATGCTGAAAACGCGGCTGTCACCAATCAGGCTTCAATAGATGTTGGTGGCCTTGCCAGCACCCGCCTTACACTGAATGACAATACAACTATCACATTGGTTGGTGTAAACCATTTGAATTCAGGTCAGGTTTTCAATTCCTGA
- a CDS encoding glycosyltransferase family 39 protein — MELYRLCHPDLACALMEQARWPAGVPWIAALTVLTLVRLVVAAWMPLSPDEAYYWIWSRALDLSYLDHPPMVAWWIRIGTTLLPDGAAWLPLGVRLLGPVSAALGSILLVKAGTDLFASRTAGLKAALLLNATLFLGAGSVIMTPDTPLLFFCVLLLFALGRIVASSREGTGRGGWWLLAGLAAGCGLLSKYTAALPIAGMGLWLLDQKASLRWIRHWQPWAGLMVAVVLFSPVILWNAHHGWASFIKQGGRNGAFHWTFRYLGELLGGQAGLATPGVFLLCAAGVGLAFRIWLRQRRQVEPAELATAALLAALTLPGAIFLEHALGDRVQANWPALLYPAACLAAAGLLPGWRWFRVAGVLGLGITALIYMQATLMLLPLPPKLDPAASRMGGWQAMAQKAAELARANGIKAVVADNYDLASELAVYLPIDVQAWGMEPRWRLFRLPHVKADGASVLLIETARRKEPPDPGDWADLQSLGDVVRQHDGRVIETYHLYRARPLGAATLLPRQP, encoded by the coding sequence GTGGAATTATACCGTCTCTGCCACCCTGATCTGGCGTGCGCGCTGATGGAGCAGGCGAGGTGGCCGGCAGGAGTGCCATGGATCGCCGCTCTGACGGTCTTGACCCTGGTGAGGCTGGTGGTAGCGGCATGGATGCCGTTATCGCCGGATGAGGCCTATTACTGGATATGGTCGCGTGCCCTGGATCTGTCCTATCTGGACCATCCACCCATGGTGGCGTGGTGGATAAGGATTGGCACTACTCTGCTGCCTGATGGGGCGGCATGGCTTCCGTTGGGTGTACGACTGCTGGGGCCGGTATCGGCGGCGCTCGGGTCCATATTACTGGTCAAGGCCGGGACAGACCTGTTTGCCTCCCGCACGGCCGGGCTGAAAGCAGCGCTGCTGCTGAACGCCACGCTGTTTCTGGGGGCAGGTTCGGTGATCATGACACCGGATACCCCTCTGCTGTTTTTTTGTGTGTTGCTGCTGTTTGCTCTCGGGCGCATCGTGGCCTCCTCGCGAGAGGGGACGGGGCGGGGAGGATGGTGGCTGCTGGCAGGGCTGGCTGCAGGGTGCGGGTTGCTGAGCAAATATACGGCAGCCCTGCCGATCGCAGGGATGGGGCTATGGCTGCTGGATCAGAAAGCGTCGCTCCGTTGGATCAGACATTGGCAGCCATGGGCCGGGTTGATGGTGGCGGTGGTGCTGTTCTCCCCGGTGATCCTGTGGAATGCGCATCATGGCTGGGCCAGTTTCATCAAGCAGGGCGGCCGTAATGGAGCCTTTCACTGGACTTTCCGCTATCTGGGGGAACTGCTCGGGGGACAGGCCGGGCTGGCAACGCCGGGTGTTTTTCTGCTCTGCGCCGCTGGGGTCGGTCTGGCTTTTCGCATCTGGTTACGGCAGCGGAGACAGGTGGAGCCTGCTGAACTGGCGACGGCGGCGCTGCTGGCGGCGCTGACTCTGCCGGGAGCCATTTTTCTGGAACATGCGCTGGGTGACAGGGTGCAGGCCAACTGGCCAGCTCTGCTTTATCCTGCTGCCTGTCTGGCGGCGGCTGGATTGCTGCCGGGCTGGCGATGGTTTCGTGTTGCTGGCGTACTGGGGCTGGGGATCACCGCACTTATCTATATGCAGGCGACCCTGATGCTTCTGCCATTGCCGCCGAAACTGGACCCGGCAGCCTCTCGCATGGGCGGGTGGCAAGCCATGGCGCAGAAAGCGGCGGAACTGGCCAGAGCAAACGGCATAAAAGCAGTGGTCGCTGATAATTACGATCTTGCCTCTGAATTGGCTGTATATTTACCAATTGATGTGCAGGCATGGGGTATGGAACCTCGCTGGCGCCTGTTTCGTCTACCCCACGTCAAAGCGGATGGCGCATCGGTCCTGCTGATTGAGACAGCAAGGCGGAAGGAGCCTCCCGATCCGGGGGACTGGGCTGATCTTCAGAGTCTGGGGGATGTGGTGAGGCAGCACGATGGGCGGGTGATCGAGACTTATCATCTCTACCGTGCCCGACCGCTGGGGGCAGCGACCCTGTTGCCACGCCAGCCCTGA
- a CDS encoding TetR/AcrR family transcriptional regulator, with protein sequence MSVLECLSTEKRSQILAGAAKVFAEEGYEGASMSRIAHEASVSKGTLYNHFQNKADLFSVYVQNACSTYLSHVFSNVKEDGAPEEVLLSVADRMLTMMTDPACIVIYRVVMAEAAKFPNVAQTFYQAGPAEAIKRLTLWLTGAAADGRLMVEDPQFAAEQFLALVQTRTGLRRRLCLDHDVDPAFRDYVVRETVRMFLNRYAPA encoded by the coding sequence ATGAGTGTTCTGGAGTGTCTGTCGACGGAGAAACGCAGCCAGATCCTGGCCGGAGCGGCAAAGGTCTTTGCCGAGGAAGGCTATGAGGGGGCCAGCATGTCCCGCATCGCGCATGAAGCCTCCGTCTCCAAGGGCACGCTTTATAACCATTTCCAGAACAAGGCGGATCTTTTTTCCGTCTATGTGCAGAATGCCTGCTCCACCTATCTCAGCCATGTTTTTTCCAACGTGAAGGAAGATGGCGCGCCGGAGGAGGTTCTTCTTTCGGTCGCGGATCGCATGCTCACCATGATGACAGACCCGGCCTGCATAGTGATCTACCGGGTGGTCATGGCGGAAGCGGCAAAATTTCCAAATGTCGCGCAGACCTTCTATCAGGCAGGCCCTGCCGAGGCGATCAAGCGCCTGACACTATGGCTGACAGGGGCTGCCGCTGATGGCCGCCTGATGGTGGAAGATCCGCAATTTGCCGCCGAGCAGTTCCTTGCCCTTGTTCAAACCCGCACCGGGCTGCGGCGGCGTCTGTGTCTGGACCATGATGTTGACCCGGCATTCCGGGACTATGTCGTCAGGGAAACGGTTCGCATGTTCCTCAATCGCTATGCCCCTGCCTGA
- a CDS encoding DUF3325 domain-containing protein, whose protein sequence is MMPSLALLAAFLITFAAFTAIAWSMERHKRQMAPSIPLKKKERPDWRDQIGRLAGWIGLVVALILCATGFGWAAGPVAWFGVLTLAAITLALILAYRPVATRQAAGMASLLAALLCAASLLS, encoded by the coding sequence ATGATGCCTTCCCTTGCTCTGCTGGCCGCTTTTCTGATCACTTTCGCTGCTTTTACCGCCATCGCATGGAGCATGGAGCGGCATAAGCGGCAAATGGCACCCTCGATCCCTTTGAAAAAAAAGGAGAGGCCGGACTGGCGTGACCAGATTGGCAGACTCGCCGGATGGATCGGACTGGTGGTGGCCTTGATACTCTGCGCCACCGGGTTTGGCTGGGCCGCGGGGCCGGTTGCATGGTTTGGCGTACTGACATTGGCCGCCATCACGCTGGCATTGATTCTGGCGTATCGTCCTGTGGCAACCCGTCAGGCCGCTGGTATGGCTTCCTTGCTGGCCGCGTTGCTCTGTGCAGCATCCCTGCTGTCCTGA
- a CDS encoding DUF3649 domain-containing protein, whose translation MQGRRWGVFSRIMAAMIGGYCATLAINAALAVLLPVPRAEAVIIAAMLSFPVFAGVIIWVFATRSASRAWAGLVLVTLPCAALGYWSATHPAPPSTLHSDGGTKGQHP comes from the coding sequence ATGCAGGGACGCAGATGGGGGGTTTTCTCCCGCATCATGGCGGCCATGATCGGTGGATATTGTGCGACACTCGCCATCAATGCCGCCCTGGCCGTGCTGCTGCCCGTGCCTCGTGCCGAAGCCGTCATTATTGCGGCCATGCTGTCCTTTCCGGTTTTTGCCGGTGTGATCATCTGGGTTTTCGCGACGCGCAGCGCCAGCCGCGCCTGGGCGGGCCTGGTGCTGGTAACACTGCCCTGCGCCGCACTTGGTTACTGGTCCGCAACACATCCCGCGCCTCCTTCCACCCTGCATTCTGACGGCGGCACGAAAGGGCAACACCCATGA